A genomic stretch from Plasmodium reichenowi strain SY57 chromosome 4, whole genome shotgun sequence includes:
- a CDS encoding calmodulin-like protein (transcript variant 2; alternatively spliced), with protein sequence MSKFFLSKQRRAEIESIFKEYDTNKDGVSGEKLLYLLRSLGVYLNKTESEVILEDYKKNGNLNLSEFFELMKQYYFDENIENLLYLSLQSYAQEKSKTINLNEFKNVLLTLGVGIKLTEEEVDAFLNVEFNGYKNKEISFDDFIYKILKE encoded by the exons ATGAGTAAATTTTTTCTGTCTAAACAGAGG AGAGCTGAGATTGAATCaatatttaaagaataCGATACTAATAAAGATGGAGTTAGTGgtgaaaaattattatatttgttaagATCTCTTGGTGTATATCTTAACAAAACTGAATCGGAAGTCATATTGGAAG attataagaaaaatggCAATTTAAATTTGAGTGAATTTTTTGAACTTATGaaacaatattattttgatgaaaatattgaaaaCTTACTATACCTGTCTCTGCAATCTTATGCTCAGGAAAAATCTAAAACCATAAATCTTAATGAATtcaaaaatgtattattgACATTGGGTGT TGGAATTAAATTAACAGAAGAAGAAGTAGATGCATTTTTAAACGTAGAATTCAATGGatacaaaaataaagaaatatcATTTGATGACTTCATTTATAA aattttaaaagaatga
- a CDS encoding calmodulin-like protein (transcript variant 1; alternatively spliced), translating into MSKFFLSKQRRAEIESIFKEYDTNKDGVSGEKLLYLLRSLGVYLNKTESEVILEDYKKNGNLNLSEFFELMKQYYFDENIENLLYLSLQSYAQEKSKTINLNEFKNVLLTLGSGIKLTEEEVDAFLNVEFNGYKNKEISFDDFIYKILKE; encoded by the exons ATGAGTAAATTTTTTCTGTCTAAACAGAGG AGAGCTGAGATTGAATCaatatttaaagaataCGATACTAATAAAGATGGAGTTAGTGgtgaaaaattattatatttgttaagATCTCTTGGTGTATATCTTAACAAAACTGAATCGGAAGTCATATTGGAAG attataagaaaaatggCAATTTAAATTTGAGTGAATTTTTTGAACTTATGaaacaatattattttgatgaaaatattgaaaaCTTACTATACCTGTCTCTGCAATCTTATGCTCAGGAAAAATCTAAAACCATAAATCTTAATGAATtcaaaaatgtattattgACATTGG GTAGTGGAATTAAATTAACAGAAGAAGAAGTAGATGCATTTTTAAACGTAGAATTCAATGGatacaaaaataaagaaatatcATTTGATGACTTCATTTATAA aattttaaaagaatga
- a CDS encoding Rab5-interacting protein, putative, with product MKKSNEKKNEADPLLKKFFCEKLTKNEMDDVFFYYKQIMGILAGIISALLRIKGIWGFLFFFLFQFVTSFVLYNKKIHENYFLDNYNIAKSNIFTAFSAFLLSWIASNTMLI from the exons atgaaaaaatcCAATGAGAAGAAAAATGAAGCAGATCCATTATTGAAGAAGTTTTTTTGTGAAAAATTAACAAAA AATGAAATGGACgatgtttttttttattataaacaaataatgg GTATTTTAGCTGGTATCATATCAGCACTATTACGTATTAAAGGGATCTGGGGgtttctcttttttttccttttccAATTTGTAACATCCTTTGtcttatataataaaaaaattcatgaaaattattttcttgacaattataatattgcaaaaagtaatatatttacagCTTTTTCGGCATTTTTG TTATCATGGATTGCATCTAATACCATGTTAATTTAA
- a CDS encoding hypothetical protein (conserved Plasmodium protein, unknown function): MDDDEINKEKPRVHISIKERQIRISQLLNSNKNDKGPTKTVEFNLLEEQNKSKCVSKINMEKRQLSLKNITIAEKLNNVLFSKGNSYTDTLISYDKKNTENSKELNLKNKNGGSIKKMDNSLLSKKISENYKNQLSNVLLMKNHNPQALPYKNAPKKKKNTDIFEKAISIEGVLMNTIVNHSNEDNETEKKKHILKLFSKNNFHPNKQDTTMEKNNNSLHKETKSYKNKTFTDRFLNLKHQSYNSQDTNSENTSKDNTLVQNTTTLNKNKKNIFSYFKNICKRKKYKINSKQQLHSSQSNSTTSIQSLNKNKKHSKFFFFCVK; the protein is encoded by the exons ATGGATGATGACGAAATAAACAAAGAGAAACCAAGAGTTCACATATCCATAAAGGAAAGACAAATAA GAATATCTCAGTTGTTAAACTCCAACAAAAATGATAAGGGTCCCACAAAAACAGTAGAGTTCAATTTACTAGAAGAACAAAACAAATCAAAATGTGTaagtaaaataaatatggaAAAGAGACAACTAAGccttaaaaatataactatagctgaaaaattaaataatgtCTTATTTTCTAAGGGGAATAGCTACACAGATACATTAATATcttatgataaaaaaaatacagaGAACTCAAAAGAAttgaatttaaaaaataaaaatggaggatctattaaaaaaatggataATTCTCTTTTAAGTAAGAAAATAAgtgaaaattataaaaatcaaTTAAGTAATGTTTTGCTTATGAAAAATCATAATCCTCAAGCTTTACCTTATAAAAATGctccaaaaaaaaaaaaaaatacagatatatttgaaaaagCTATAAGTATTGAAGGTGTTTTAATGAACACCATAGTGAATCATTCTAATGAAGATAATGAAactgaaaaaaaaaaacatatattgaaattattttcaaaaaacAATTTTCATCCTAATAAACAAGATACTACtatggaaaaaaataataattcattaCACAAAGAAACGAAaagttataaaaataaaacatttacAGACAGGTTTTTAAATCTAAAACATCAATCCTATAATTCACAGGATACCAACTCAGAAAATACTTCTAAAGATAATACTTTAGTTCAAAATACAACAACattaaacaaaaacaaaaaaaatattttttcctattttaaaaatatatgcaagagaaaaaaatataaaataaattcaaAACAACAATTACATAGTTCACAATCAAACAGCACTACTTCTATACAatcattaaataaaaataaaaaacattccaaatttttctttttttgtgtaaaatga
- a CDS encoding RNA-binding protein, putative: MMIENDETLNELHNDEEFCIKEQLSHVDHDEKVHVDSIVKKSECAHNYEQREKRDRSSSVDSKPEIKKICRCHESNCSKSSKYEKSSCGSKNKSGDSLSTASTGINECANNSKNLNEPFKFFIGGIPQYITSKHITEYFEQYGTVQHVVIAQDHETKRNRGFAFVTMASHINKERILRDTHELNGKRVDVREENNTTPSDIQRKIFVGGLNYYWTKDTLESYFSTFGEIDVVQIVLDSSGRSRCFGFVVFSNENSVAKVLKHKRHKIYDKMVEVRKAEPKKPKMSIKRSNNKNFSKFPPHIPFMAPFPPCNKETMAQWANFMYNTCGVPFLFNQRFQNLPDFYSNYNYYQNSLENIQQSEYNN, from the exons ATGATGATAGAAAACGATGAAACATTAAATGAATTACATAATGATGAAGAATTTTGTATTAAAGAACAATTAAGTCATGTTGATCATGATGAAAAAGTTCATGTAGACAGCATCGTAAAAAAAAGTGAGTGTGCACATAATTATGAACAAAGGGAAAAAAGAGATAGAAGTTCGTCTGTTGATTCTAAGCCAg agataaaaaaaatatgtcGCTGCCACGAATCCAACTGTTCAAAAAGCTCCAAATATGAAAAGAGTTCTTGTGGTTCTAAGAATAAAAGTGGAGATTCCTTAAGTACTG CTTCTACAGGAATTAACGAATGTGCGAATAATTCgaaaaatttaaatgaacCGTTTAAGTTTTTTATCGGAGGTATTCCACAATATATTACAAGCAAG cataTAACGGAGTATTTCGAACAATATGGAACAGTTCAACATGTCGTGATTGCTCAAGATCACGAGACGAAAAGAAACAGAGGATTTGCGTTTGTTACGATGGCTTCccatataaataaagaaagaaTTTTAAGG gATACTCATGAATTAAATGGAAAAAGAGTAGACGTTAGAGAAGAAAACAACACTACTCCATCTGACATTCAAAGAAAAATTTTTGTTGGTGGTCTTAACTATTACTGGACTAAAGATACTTTGGAAAG TTATTTTTCAACTTTTGGAGAAATTGATGTAGTTCAAATCGTTTTAGATTCTAGTGGTAGATCTCGCTGTTTTGGTTTTGTAGTTTTTTCTAATGAAAATTCAGTTGCCAAAGTTTTGAAACATAAGAGGcacaaaatatat GACAAAATGGTTGAAGTCAGAAAAGCGGAACCTAAGAAACCAAAAATGTCCATTAAAAGATCAAACAATAAAAA TTTCTCCAAGTTTCCTCCACATATTCCATTCATGGCACCCTTCCCTCCATGCAATAAAGAAACCATGGCTCAGTGGGCTAACTTTATGTATAACACATGTGGAGTgccttttttatttaatcaAAGATTTCAGAACCTTCCAGATTTTTAttcaaattataattattatcaaaattctttggaaaatatacaacaatctgaatataataattaa
- a CDS encoding GTP-binding protein, putative, which yields MKFIVKVILLVNIYSRIFCHLQNIKHTHKNHLLFIYIKNHNFILNTKKLKKNDKFIRQKSTFLSSSEYEQNDGNVNKKQNNTAGSIKFYDFSHIYKHYNIEKKNKQSSSTNDNQEGVNNIEPENVSDIMNDKIINNQNNNNNNNNNYNNRTVYSSNEESLNIEENNSYTQSSSDTTNNKNNSLLVKDDPNRIQKVIFENVYDYSSIFKDKEKKPYVKTYVANVFQKMPKFKDNTKVIKDALLYLKFIEKGNLYLIKNVDKKSVNAEPYDDFSNKKKKKGTKKDKIKLELTSIYNNINKEKHTKKRICKECCIKIDLYTKLLSRPLNNIYNMHRNLKKFLHPFQYSLYENTVTNLYKDGDVSNSLSDVLNNILEVRKLITSTGKMYAGQLKYLKTCREIFRTLNEAIVDLNIILQSGRKWLDIYNSYIKKIRKIKYIDITKPAISIIGCTNVGKSSLLNSITNSKSKVANYNFTTKELNLGHYSFANDNDIFTTQIMDLPGLIDRPEDKRNIMEKLSLSSLKNIPSAVIYVFDPLKKDDHKFASLKSQIDIRYYLRGLFPFRPWIDVITKSDLINFDQVQIPNDIKQNALFLSTEYKPSLLPLKEKINEVTFKLNNFLNKHMMES from the coding sequence atgaaatttaTTGTAAAAGTAATTTTATTAGTAAACATTTATAGTAGAATTTTTTGTCACCTTCAAAATATTAAACACACTCATAAGAATCATTtactatttatatatataaaaaatcataatttcattttaaatactaaaaaattaaaaaaaaatgataaattcATACGTCAAAAAAGTACCTTCTTATCTTCATCAgaatatgaacaaaatgatGGTAATGTGAATaagaaacaaaataatacaGCAGGTAGTATAAAGTTTTATGATTTTTCgcacatatataaacactataatatagaaaaaaaaaataaacaaagTAGTTCAACAAATGACAACCAAGAGGGagtaaataatatagagCCAGAAAATGTAAGTGATATAATGaatgataaaattataaataaccaaaataacaataataataataataataattataataataggACAGTTTATAGTAGTAATGAAGAAAGTTTAAAtattgaagaaaataattcGTATACACAAAGTAGTAGTGATACCactaataataaaaacaatagCCTACTAGTAAAAGATGATCCGAATAGAATACAAAAAGTAATATTTGAAAATGTATATGATTATAGTAGTATATTtaaagataaagaaaagaaaCCATATGTGAAAACTTATGTTGCAAACGTCTTTCAAAAGATGCCCAAATTTAAAGACAATACTAAAGTTATTAAAGATgctttattatatttaaaatttattgaaaaagggaatttatatttaattaaaaatgttgACAAAAAAAGTGTGAACGCTGAACCTTATGATGATTTTtcaaacaaaaaaaaaaaaaaaggaaccaaaaaagataaaataaaattagaATTAACAagtatttataataatattaataaagaaaaacataccaaaaaaagaatatgtAAAGAGTGTTGTATAAAAATTGATTTATATACTAAACTTTTATCTAGAccattaaataatatttataatatgcATAGAAATCTAAAAAAATTCCTACATCCATTCCAATACAgtttatatgaaaatacTGTAACcaatttatataaagacGGTGATGTTTCTAATTCTTTAAGTGatgtattaaataatatattagaaGTAAGGAAATTAATAACTTCTACTGGTAAAATGTATGCAGGacaattaaaatatttaaaaacatGTAGAGAAATCTTCCGTACATTAAATGAAGCTATTGTagatttaaatattattttacaaTCTGGAAGAAAATGGcttgatatatataattcatatatcaaaaaaattagaaaaattaaatacaTTGATATAACTAAACCTGCTATATCGATTATAGGATGTACTAATGTTGGAAAAAGTAGTCTACTTAATTCAATAACAAATTCCAAATCTAAAGTTgcaaattataattttacaaCAAAAGAATTGAATTTAGGACATTATTCGTTTGcaaatgataatgatatttttaCGACACAAATTATGGATTTACCAGGATTAATTGATCGTCCAGAagataaaagaaatattatgGAAAAACTTTCTCTATCATCTCTAAAAAATATCCCATCAGCTGTCATCTATGTTTTTGAtcctttaaaaaaagatgatCACAAATTTGCATCCTTAAAATCACAAATAGATATCAGATATTATCTAAGGGGGTTGTTCCCATTTAGACCTTGGATTGATGTCATAACGAAATCTGATTTAATCAATTTTGATCAAGTTCAAATACCAAATgatataaaacaaaatgcTCTATTCTTATCAACCGAATATAAACCTTCCTTATTACCTctaaaggaaaaaataaatgaagtTACGTTTAAATTGAATaactttttaaataaacatatgaTGGAATCATAA
- a CDS encoding hypothetical protein (conserved Plasmodium protein, unknown function) — protein MMKNVLFNGPMIPEIDAGYNVQVNGVSVNFLKDPFCFRNVVIENVHYKNKLLYKNFNDDNVNKNIMNHIKRKNIVELDKGFNECIKDSLNNNHVHVKKNEPDYKLNDIKSPIYKERIKYTPKIIEVIRTNYNVPHDERVKIHKENLMYMNNIEYKKANEIVEKVILTIKNETIQKPVELANDEPNNILKSNNIFKKMLL, from the coding sequence ATGATGAAAAATGTTCTCTTTAATGGTCCAATGATCCCAGAAATTGACGCTGGGTATAACGTTCAGGTAAATGGTGTTAGTGTTAACTTTCTGAAGGATCCATTTTGCTTCAGAAATGTTGTGATAGAAAATGTACactataaaaataaattattatataaaaattttaatgatgataatgtaaataaaaatataatgaatcatataaaaaggaaaaatatagtTGAATTGGATAAAGGATTTAATGAATGTATAAAAGATAGTCTGAATAATAATCATGTTCATgtcaaaaaaaatgaacCTGATTACaaattaaatgatataaaaagtCCTATTTATAAGgaaagaataaaatatacaccAAAAATCATTGAAGTTATCAGAACAAATTATAATGTACCACACGATGAAAGAGTAAAGATAcataaagaaaatttaatgtatatgaataatatagaatataaaaaagcAAATGAAATTGTTGAAAAAGTTATTTTAACgataaaaaatgaaactATACAAAAACCTGTGGAATTAGCAAATGATGAACCTAACAACATTTTAAAatctaataatatatttaaaaaaatgcttttataa
- a CDS encoding armadillo-domain containing rhoptry protein, putative: MGNNCCAGRDLLYKNKLQEFGIEGSKTIRKLLSFTSNDILRFDKAYDENDVQEFVNLCSSTCEIEKLEDRMHPWAADPKTIGALSATQLAILASKENEPHYKDAIREANGIAVFINLLKSHELDRVHAAVVALSFLSVDNVKNCICMFESGALPYLISGMKSNIDGMKAACAQTCRNIYVLDKKYKKEFLKLGGITQLVNLLELPSNYDDSQPLYTQLEAIYHLEDFILNDGDEIPEFLEAVKNSNSIKNLKTLQQCPEQDLAEASNVLLLRLTD, from the exons ATGGGAAATAATTGCTGTGCAGGAAGAGAt ttactttataaaaataaactaCAAGAGTTTGGTATAGAAGGATCCAAGACAATAAGAAAGTTGTTATCCTTCACAA GTAATGATATTCTCAGATTTGATAAAGCGtatgatgaaaatgatgTTCAAGAGTTTGTAAACTTATGTTCTTCAACATGCGAA ATAGAAAAATTAGAAGATAGAATGCATCCTTGGGCTGCTGACCCCAAAACTATTGGTGCATTATCCGCAACTCAATTGGCAATTTTAGCTAGCAAAGAAA ACGAGCCACATTATAAAGATGCAATACGTGAGGCAAATGGAATAGCcgtttttataaatttattaaaatcacac GAATTAGATAGAGTACATGCTGCTGTTGTTGctttatcatttttatccGTTGACA ATGTTAAAAATTGTATTTGCATGTTTGAATCTGGTGCTTTGCCATATTTAATAAGTGGAATGAAGTCAAACATAGACGGAATGAAAGCTGCTTGTGCTCAAACTTGtagaaatatttatgtcttag ataaaaaatataagaagGAATTTTTAAAACTAGGAGGAATCACTCAACTAGTGAATTTACTAGAATT ACCATCAAATTATGATGATAGTCAACCCTTATATACACAATTAGAAGCTATTTATCACTTGGAAGATTTCATACTG AATGATGGAGATGAAATCCCCGAATTTTTGGAAGCAGTTAAAAACTCCAATTcgataaaaaatttaaaaacCCTACAACAG TGCCCTGAGCAAGACTTAGCAGAAGCCTCCAATGTTCTCTTATTGAGACTAACGGATTAA
- a CDS encoding arsenical pump-driving ATPase, putative, with protein MSEDESNSVSCSLSLESDGYSDEEYDTNLNKLIENESLNWIFVGGKGGVGKTTTSCSIAVQLSKRRESVLLLSTDPAHNTSDAFNQKFTNQPTLINSFDNLYCMEIDTNYSENTAFKLNKKEMFDNILPELLHSFPGIDEALCFAELMQSIKNMKYSVIVFDTAPTGHTLRLLAFPDLLKKALGYLINIREKLKGTLNVLKNFTNNEMEFDSLYEKINHLNAMSSSIQANFQNPMKTTFVCVCIPEFLSVYETERLIQELTKKNISCYNIVVNQVVFPLDSPNVNLENCKNLLSQIKNEQIQSYFNDLISKTEELEDVYISRRKLQSKYLTQIKNLYSNDFHIVCMPQLKNEIRGLNNISSFSEMLLQSKDIPIYKDNV; from the coding sequence atgagTGAGGATGAATCGAACTCCGTTTCTTGTTCATTAAGCTTAGAAAGTGATGGTTATAGTGATGAAGAGTACGATACAAATTTGAATAAATTAATAGAAAATGAATCATTGAATTGGATATTTGTAGGGGGAAAAGGAGGTGTAGGAAAAACAACTACATCATGTTCAATAGCTGTTCAGTTATCAAAACGAAGAGAATctgtattattattatcaacaGATCCAGCACATAATACTAGTGATGCTTTTAATCAGAAATTTACGAATCAGCCAACTTTAATAAATTCATTTgataatttatattgtatGGAAATAGATACGAATTATTCAGAAAATACAGcttttaaattaaataaaaaagaaatgttTGATAATATACTCCCAGAATTATTACATAGTTTTCCTGGTATTGATGAAGCTTTATGTTTTGCTGAATTAATGCAAtcaattaaaaatatgaaatacTCGGTTATAGTTTTTGATACAGCACCTACTGGACATACTTTAAGACTTTTAGCATTTCCagatttattaaaaaaagcTTTAGgatatttaataaatattagagaaaaattaaaaggTACTTTAAATGTTCTGAAAAACTTTACAAATAATGAAATGGAATTTGATtcattatatgaaaaaattaatcaTTTAAATGCTATGTCTAGTAGTATACAAGCTAATTTCCAAAACCCCATGAAAACTACCTTTGTTTGTGTTTGTATCCCTGAATTTTTAAGTGTATATGAAACTGAACGATTAATACAAGAATtaaccaaaaaaaatatttcgtgttataatattgttGTTAATCAAGTTGTTTTCCCACTTGATTCACCAAATGTTAATTTAGAAAATTGTAAAAATCTATTATcacaaataaaaaatgaacaaattCAATCCTATTTCAATGATCTTATTTCTAAAACGGAAGAATTAGAAGATGTTTATATCTCAAGAAGGAAATTACAATCCAAATATCTAACACAAATTAAAAATCTATACAGCAATGATTTTCATATCGTATGTATGCCACAActaaaaaatgaaataagaggactaaataatatatcttcCTTTTCGGAGATGCTCTTACAATCGAAAGATATacctatatataaagataatgtgtaa
- a CDS encoding hypothetical protein (conserved Plasmodium protein, unknown function), translating to MYKYEKLYFFMFWKKCRFNNLTRVLLHSSNEYYNNLNDIKKEKGIFEKLLCVGNYNVDNFCFDKELYEKYRECIKNDYEKIRIKLKERKENEYNNIDSKNLEHNESNICNNNNNNNINVYESYLYNIIQNNDYKDILISDVIYENGKNILCIGEANLSFSLLLQKNLNLCKVVSTSREDESVLIKKFGKKYFSKNLKLLESSGGIYIPNMNVENLSNQFLKNTFDIIIFNFPFVLPTKECIEKKWNIKLEGEEIYSDNLKNETNIDNNNKNKINNNNNNNSNNNNSNSNNNVYIKYYKKTEYFLLNKLIYHLFKCTSHLLKKEGFLHIRLNDKYLTCSFPKNMSLLFLQKIDFSNSYIIYKSLKYVPSLFDCTFLNYEDKKKEKTKNSVIFTSSGKKIFKSFKMKHTSTLIFQKI from the coding sequence atgtataaatatgaaaagctttatttttttatgttttgGAAAAAATGTCGATTTAATAATTTGACAAGAGTACTTTTACATTCTTcaaatgaatattataacaacttgaatgatataaaaaaagaaaaaggtATTTTTGAAAAGTTATTATGTGTTGGAAATTATAATGTAgataatttttgttttgataaagaattatatgaaaaatatagagaatgtataaaaaatgattatgAGAAAATAcgaataaaattaaaagaaagaaaagagaacgaatataataatatagatagTAAAAATTTAGAACACAATGAATctaatatttgtaataataataataataataatataaatgtatatgaatcttatctatataatattatacaaaataatgattataaGGATATACTTATTAGTGATGTGATATATGAAAATgggaaaaatattttatgtatagGAGAAGCAAATTTATCATTTagtttattattacaaaaaaatttgaaTTTATGTAAAGTTGTTTCAACATCTAGAGAAGATGAATCAgtgttaataaaaaaatttgggaaaaaatatttttcaaaaaatttaaaattattagaaAGTTCGGgtggtatatatatacctaATATGAATGTAGAAAATTTATCAAATCagtttttaaaaaatacgtttgatattattatatttaactTTCCGTTTGTATTACCTACAAAAGAATgtattgaaaaaaaatggaataTTAAATTGGAAGgagaagaaatatatagtgataatttaaaaaatgaaacaaatattgataataataataaaaacaaaattaataataataataacaacaatagtaataacaacaatagtaatagtaataacaatgtttatataaaatattataaaaaaacagaatactttttattaaataaattgatttatcatttatttaaatgtaCATCCCATctattaaaaaaggaaggatttttacatatacgattaaatgataaatatttaacaTGCTCCTTTCCAAAAAATATGtctttattattcttacaaaaaattgatttttctaattcttatattatctataaATCCTTGAAATACGTACCATCTCTTTTTGATTGCACATTCTTAAATTatgaagataaaaaaaaagaaaagacCAAAAATAGTGTTATCTTTACATCCAgtggaaaaaaaatattcaaaagTTTTAAAATGAAGCACACATCAACGttaatttttcaaaaaatttaa